The genomic interval TGTTGCCCTTACTCTGCACCCTCACCAGCACGAGatgtcatgttttaaaaattgatcttagccattctgacagatacAAGATGACATTTTGAAGTAGATTTTAATTGCAGTCCCTAATAACTACAGATGTtgacatttttaaagtgtttctcagctatCTGAGCTTCTTCTATTGCAGATTCTTTTTAGATCTATACCCATTTTTCAGTTGGGTTATTTTCTTGATAGCTggttgagttcttcatatattttgaatattagacCCCTTTTGGgcagttggttaaaaaaaaaatcctttcccaTTCTGTTGGCTGACACTTTGTCCAACTGAGACTGTCCTTCTCCTTGCAAAAGCCTCTCCATTTCATGAGCTCACATTTATCATTGACCTTGTTTATGCCACTGATGTTCAGCTCAGAGTCTTTTCCTGGGCCAgcgagttcaaggctatccttcaCTTtctctatcaggttcagtgtatctggtttttttttcatttattcattttatatgatGATCACAGCCCTACCTCCTATCCTCCTAGTCACACCCTCTTACACCACCACCAATTCCCTTTCTCAAAAGGGaagccaccactaccaccaacccaccctgacacatcaaggTGAATTAGGACCAAACaaatcctcttccactgaggccagaaaaggcagcccagctaaagGGCAGGAATCTAAAGGCAAGTGACAGAGTCCGATTCAGAGACAGACCACTCcaagactttgtgtgtgtgtgtgtgtgtgtgtgtgtgtgtgtgtaggcaccctaggtccagcccatgcatgctctttggttgttgcttcagtctctgtgagtccccatgggcctaggttagttgattctgtagataCTTTTGTGGTGGTCTTGACCCCTCTGCCTCCTTCAATTTTTTCCTTTGACTCTTCCTGAGCTTGGCCTatgttggctgtgggtctctgcatccgtttccatcagctgctagaTATAGCCTCTCAGATGAAAGTTATGCCTAAAATgcaataaaggcaatatatagcaagctGATCTCCAAAATTGaatgaaatggagagaaacttaaatcaatttcattaaaatcagggacaagacaaggctgcctgctctctctatatctattcaatatagtacttaaaattctagctagagcaataagaaaactagAGGTCAAGGgaacacaaattggaaaggaagaagtcaaattttctCTGTTCAAAGatcatgatagtatacataattgACCTCCAAaaatctaccagagaacttctacagctgataaacaccttcagtaaagtggatggatacaaaaaaaaaaaaaaatcaactcaaaattaGTAGCCCTCCTTTGTACAAATGATTAACtgcctgagaaagaaattagggaaacacccttcacaatagccacaaataatataaaatatcttagtgtaactctaaccaagcaaatgaagaCCTGTATGACAGTGTGCCTGATTTTATGTTGAAGTGTTtggtccatttggagttgagtctTGTGCAGAGTGACATGtgtggatcaatttgcattcttctacatacagacatccagtttgacctgtactatttgttgaagatgctgtccagTGTGTATTtatggcatctttgtcaaaaagCAGATGTCCATTGGTGTGTGGATTTATGGGGGTCTGACTCCACTagtcaacatgtctgtttttgtgccaatgccatgctatttttattactatagctctataACACAACTTGAAATCGGGAATGATACTGtagcagttcttttatttttcatctatcCAGGGGCttgggtttttattgttttagtttggttggttggtatttgtttccatatgaagttgaaaattgtccTTTAAAAACCTGTGAAGGATTGTGTCCGAAACTTGCTCGGGATTGCACTGAATttataggttgcttttggtagaatgttttttttttttttttctatgttaatcttactgatccatgagcatgggagatcttttcatcttctgagatcttcagtttctttcttcagagacttgaagttttatcatacaagtcttttactTGTTTAGATTCACCCCAAGTTATTTTGTATTTGTGGGTGTTGTCAAgatgtttccctgatttcttcctCAATCTACCACTTGTCATTTTAatataggaaagctactgatttgtgagttaattttgtatctggttACTTTGCTGAACCTTCatcagctataggagtttccAGTGGAATTTGTAGGATCACTGATGTATACTATTGTCTCATCAGTAAacaaagatactttgactttgtcctttccaatttgtgtcccttgtctaattgttctagctaagacttcaggTGCTGTATTGAAAAGATATATATAGAGAGGACAAcattgtcttgtctctgattttagtggaattgctttcagtttctctccagtatcaTTGGCTATGGGCTTGCTATCAGCTGCCTTTATTGTGTGACAGTTGTATCCCTAACCTCTCCAGGATTTTTATTGTGAGGGAATGTTGGATTTTGTCCAAGGCTTTTTCTGTATATAGTGAGATGGTCTTACAGATTTGTTCCAGGTTTGTTATatgatttattgatttacttatgttgatccatccctgcatctctgctATGAAGCCTGTTTTATCATGCTGATCTTTtgatgttcttggatttggtttgcaaatattttactgAGAATGTTTGCATCTcttattcataaagaaaattggtctgtaattctttctttattaGATCTTTATGGAGTTTGGATATCAGGCTTCTGTGGCCTCGTAAAAACAAATTGggcaatgttctttctctttttattttgtgggatAATTTGAGGAACATtgacattaactcttctttgaaagtctggtagaattccaagctaaaaccatctgtttctgagtttttgttttagtttttagtttttttgttttttggtagaATTTTCATAACTGCTTTTGTTTCACTAGGGATTATGGAActgtttaaattgtttgtctggccgggcagtggtggcacatgcctttaatcccagcacttgggaggcagaaacaggtggatttctgagttcaaggccagcctggtctacagagtgagtgttccaggacagccagggctatacagagaaactctgtctcgaaaaaccaaaaaaaaaaaaaaaaaaaaaaaattgtttgtctGATCCAGACTTACCTTGATAGGTGCTGTGTATCAaatattatccatttcttttagattttccaattttgtgagaTACTGCTTTTTAAAGTATGACCCTATGGTGTTGTCTCTTTCCTTGGTGTATGTTAAGGTCCCCTTTTCATCTGTAATTcagttaatttggatattctctttgCCTTTTAATTTGCATAAGGGCTTGTCAATATTataatttttctcaaagaaccaactctttatttttttgtattgctttttgtttctattttattggtttcaactctgattttcattatttctttccatctactccttttgggtgtgattttgtttttgtcctagagcttttaggtgtgctgttaCTAGTATGAGATTTCTCCAAATTTTTTATGTAAGgacttaatgctatgaacttgcctcttagaacactcttcattgtgtctcataagtttggatatattgtatattcattttcattcaattctagaaagtctctattTCTTAAATTCTGTTTTGACCCATTCTTTATTCAGTAGTgaattgtttagtttccatgagtttgaaaCCTTTCCTGTTTCTATTGTTATTGATAtttagctttaatccatggttaTCAGATAGGACCCAGGGTGTTATTTCAAATCTCTTGTATcttctgagacttgctttgtgtttttagtATGTAGCCAGTTTAGgagaaagtttcatgaggtgctaaAAAAGTATATTCTTGTGCTTGGGTGAGATGTTCTGAGATATGTTAgattcatttggtttataatggTAGCTCTAGCattcctgtttggtttttgtgtgcATGACCTATCTATGGCAATAGTGGGAGATTGAAGTCTCTGAGTGTGTGGGcttcaatatgtgatttaagcttaatagtgtttcttttacaaacttgggtGCCCTTATTATGTCTTGAGGGATAGATGTTTAGAATAGCAATGTCCTCTTGGTGAATTTCCTTTGTATATGTACTATCCTTCCATATctctttatttttgaagtttattttgtcaaatattaaaatagctacaTCAGTTtgcttctttggaccatttgcttagaatatatttttccatCCTTTACCCTAAGGTGAtctctatccttgatgttaaggtgtgtttcttggatgcaacaGAAGgatggatcttttttttttttttttaaatcaattctgttagtctttgtctttttactgggaaATAAGACCATTGATGTGAAGAGATATCAGTGAGAAGTGTTTGTTAATTCCTGTTTTGTTGTCTGTCCTGTCATGTGGGGGGGGGCTGTCATGTGGGGTGCGGGGGTCTGTGTGAGGGGGTCGTCTCTGTCTTGGGAGAGTATCCATCTGTTAGGGGAGGGAGGTGTGTCTGCCTGTCATAGGGGGGTTGGGTCTCTGTCCATCTGTTTTGGGAGGGTGGGTCTCCATCTGTCACAGAGGAgtgggtttctctctctctctctggtgtgtgtgtgtgtgtgtgtgtgtgtgtgtgtgtatgtatgtaggagTGAGTCTGTGTTTGGGGATGtgtttatctctttctctctctctctctctctctctctctctctctctctctctcggggtttatctctgtctctgtgtgtgtctgagggttggtctctgtctctctctgggttcgggtctctgcctctgtgtatgtgtgtctgggtatGGGTCTCTGTCTGGGggttggtctctgtctctctctgggttttggtctctgcctctctgtgtgtatctgtatgtgtgtgtctgggtgtgggtctctgtctctgtgtctgggGGGTtggtctctatctctgtgtctggaGGTgggtctctgtttttctctttccctctgtctgggGGTGGatctctggctttctctctgtCTAGCGATGAGTCTCTCTGTATGTGCCTTAGGgtgggtctctctgtgtgtgtctgaatgtaagtgtctctgtctgtctctgtctgtctctgtctgtctctgtctgtctctgtctgtctctgtctgtctctgtctgtctctgtctgtctctgtctgtctctgtctgtctctctctctctctctctctctctctctctctgtctctctctctttctctgtgtgtctgtgtatatgtgtatgtgtgtctgggtgtaGGTCTGTGTCTGGCATCTTTGATCTTTTAGAGTCTGGAGTATGTGTTCAGGCACTTACAGTTTTTAaggtctccattgagaagtcaggtgtatttctaataggtctgcctttatattacttggtctttttcccttgaagcttttaatatcctttattctgtacatttaacattttaatatgcTGAGATGTCTTCTTTACAGTCTATTTAGTGTCCTATATGCTTCTTGTTTTTTGATAGGTTGTTagtaaattttatttgatttttttgaaaatatttctgtgtctttgacttgggtttcttttccttcctctattcctattatccttagatttggtgtTTTCAGTGTCCCAGATTTCAGGATAGCATGCCAGAATTTTTTTaggtttaatattttctttgaccaaagtattaatttttttctaccatgTCTTGAATGCCTTTCATCTCTTATTCTGTTGATGAGGCTTTCCTCTAATGTCTGTTTTGAGTTCCTAAAATTTTCACTTCCAGATTTCCCtctgtttgattttctttattgattcctCTTGCACAAGGGGGTTTTGTGCCTGGTGTTagagcagagaaggagaaaaagttcACCCTAGTGTTTATGCCACATTCTCCTTCTGCTAACTTGGTGCAGCTTTTGAAGCTCTTGGTTCTAGTTTTACTAAACCCagatgttgggaattggttctaatgctttgtcttaatttggcACCCAAAATCTGAACTTTCAAACACTGAGGGTCTGCTGCCCACAGCTGGCTTcaattggtaataaagaattgctgcacagccaatggctgagcagaaAGATAGAGGTGGGATGTTTAGATTGTATAGTCaagggacagagaggaaaaggaagaggagaaccaGCATGACAGAGGAGCAAGAAGAACAGACTTAAAAGCCCACCAACATGTAAGATTCTGGGAACAtggccctgggggggggggccaTTCTCCCAATTGgatctggggtagcagagatgaaatatagattttaagatgttaactcaggaatactgAAGGGGAGTGTGTTCTAGCCAGGGATATTTGGAAGATGCTAGCCATTGAGTTATTCAAAgtatataaagtgtgtgtgtgtgtgtgtgtgtgtgtgtgtgtgtgtatccttcattcatgaatccagagcTTTTGGTGGGTGCAGTGTGCGTGCAACCAGCCAGGAGCCAAAGCAGTTTAACTAATTCACCGCTATACCCAGATAGTTATACACTCACAACACAGAAAAATTCTGGCTCCATTCTAACCTGGCCCCAttctaaccattttttttttcattctaaccATTCTTAAAGCTCTGTTTCTAGTAAATCTCATGATCCTCTTGGAATCTATTTCAGGAATAACAAAGACCATGAAGACAGAAGATGAGATGGAAGACAACATTCCTAAAGAGGAAATAGTGTCTAAGGTCAAAGACTTTGGTcagtttttgtatattttttagttttatgatgGCAGGGTTAGTTCCTAAAGACCATTATTCCGTTGAAGAGTTTACTTTCAATGTACCACTGTTATCAGTCATTCAAAGTCAataaaactggagttatagccaACATCAGACCCAAAACCATATTGACTTGGGATTTCAAAAATACAGTATTTAGAAATGCCTGGTCAAAAGTTAACCTAGGGGTCTAAAAAAAGAGctaagtagttaagagcacttgctgttcttacagaaggacctgggttcaattcctaataCCTATATAGCTGAAAGAGGGAAGGGTTGACAGAAGGGGATGGGTGGGCAGTGAGAATCTTAACattgaaattaaagaaaatttgttttaatcATGTGTGTCTTTGGTTCTTTTCCATTCTAACTGACTTAGATGATGGAATAGACTACAGAACTGtaataaaggaaaaattttttATTCTATGGAATAAGACCACTTTGCTTGGAGAATCTACAGCTTTAAATTGTGTAATTAGTCATAGAGACCAAAAGCTGTTGGAGCATATATTTGATGTGGATATCCAAACTTCCAAGACTCCTCAAACGATAGTCCTTCATGGAGCTGCTGGAATTGGGAAGACAACATTGTTGAAAAAGGCAATCTTAGAATGGGCGGATGGCAATCTCTATCCGCAGTTTACCCATGTTTTTTATCTCAATGGGAGAGAAATTAgccaagagaaggagaaaagtttTGTTCAGTTAATATCAAAGCACTGGCCTAGCAACGAGGGCCCCATTGAACAGATCCTGTCCAAACCCAGCAGTCTCCTTTTTATAATCGATAGTTTTGATGAACTGGATTTCTCCTTTGAAGAGCCAGAGTTTGCACTGTGTAAAGATTGGACCCAGGAGCACCCAGTGTCTTTTCTTATTAGTAGTTTACTGAGGAAGGTGATGCTTCCTGAGTCATACTTACTAGTAACAACAAGATCCACAGCTTGGAAGCGACTAGTGCCTTTGTTGCAAAAACCTTATCATCGTGTAAAGCTGCCAGGACTGTCTAAGAATGAAAGGATGGACTATATTCACTATTTGTTGAAAGATAAGACATGGGCTATGGATGCAATTTGTTTACTAAGAATGAATGGGAGGCTTTTCAacatgtgccatgtgtgccacATGTGCCAGATGATCTGTACTTTTCTAAAGGAGCAAGTGGAGAAAGGTGACAGTGTTGAAGAGACCTGCCAAACCAGCACGGCTCTGTTTACGTACTATATCTGCAGCCTATTTCCACGCATAGCTGGGAGCTCCCTTACTCTGCCCAATGAAACACTATTAAGGAGCCTATGCCAGGCTGCTGTAGAAGGCATTTGGACCATGAAGCATGTGCTCTACCAGCAAAATCTCCGAAAGCACGAATTAACCAGAGATGACATCTCACTTTTCCTGGATGCAGAGGTTCTTCAGCAGGACACAGAGTATGAAAACTGCTACACGTTCACTCACCTCCATGTTCAAGAGTTTTTTGCAGCTCTGTTTTACTTGCtgagagagaatccagaagaaaaAGACTATCCCTTAGAACCTTACGAAAACTTGTATCTGTTGCTTGAAAGCAACCATTTTCATGACCCTCATTTGGAACAGACGAAATGCTTTTTGTTTGGTCTACTGAATAAAGACAGAGTGCGACAACTGGAGGAAACTTTCAACCTTACACTATCCATGGAGGTAAGAGAAGAGTTACTTATGTGTCTGGAAGCATTAGAAAAGGATGGTTCTTCTCTATCACAGCTGAGATTTCAAGACTTGCTTCACTGTATCTATGAAACTCAAGATGAAGAATTCATCACTCAGGCACTGATGTATTTCCGAAAGATTATCATGAGGGTTGAGGAAGAACCCGAATTGCTTATATATTCATTCTGTCTTAAGCACTGCCATGCTCTACAGACTATGAGACTGACAGCAAGGGCGGACTTGAAAAATATGTTGGACTTAGACTCCACAACTGAAATTTGGTAAGTGTTGAGTTTACTGGTAACAGAAGTAGATTTTACAGAAGGAGACATTGCTTAGCTAATGTACAGAAGTTATTTTTAGATAATCCATCTAGAACTCTCTTGCTGAGGCTGATAATCCAGTCCTCTACCTGTCCTCTACACCCTACACTCTGCTGCTCTATAGGAGTTTATCCCTTCCCTTTCAAGTTGGCTTTTCTGATCCTAAATCTGTGAGAAAATATGAACTATAAAATTTCTATATTTAACTAAAAGTAAAAGCTTATTATGTGGCATACAGTTATATGGTAAACAAGATGCTTAACATGTTATCCAATTTAATTCTGATGCCAAGAGAATTGAGAACTCTTACATAGGTGTGATATTACAATTCCTAAAATTCCAAGACTGAGACAAAGGGCTGGGTGTTTGTCTGAAAATAGATGATAATTGATTCAATTACACATTAAACAATAGCTGTTATGCACTGAGTATTGCTCATATAGCTGCCAGTTTTCACAGCTTATTGTTGTATAGTGACAAGTTTAATGACCATTATCTCGGTCTGGCTCACCATTTGCCTAAGGTGtttgtaaatgaatgaatggtttcCACAAATTAAGATCTCTGTAGCCCACCACTGTGCGGTTTCATTTATTAAATTTCCTTTCCCCAAGGTTTGGACTCAAAACTTCAACATCTTAAAACATACTATATAAATACCATTAAGCAACATCCAGCCTCATTCATTTCAATTTCAACACAAAGGGCTGGGGAGAGACAGATCAGTTGATAAAGCACCTGCCTTAAACATTAAGACATTTCAACACCTAAACCCACATTGCAGAGTGACATGCATATATCATCAAGATGTGACACGCATGTGTCGTCACACTGCCAGAGAAGACAGACTCAAGCAGATTCCTAGAACTCAGTAGCCAGGTAGCCTAACCTAGTTGGCAGTTTCCAGGTCAGCAAGGAGACCTTATACTACACTAGAACAACAACACCGGAGATTGTCTTCTGCATCCGCATGAGTACATACACTGGCACATATACCTGGAGGAAAGCAGATGCATAAGCTTGGATGTGGTTgcttacacctttaatctcagcactgcagaggcagatCTGTTCGTTTGAGGTCAGGTTGGTCAACATATCAAGTTCTAGACTAGCTGGGATAGATACAtagggagaccctatctcaaaatttaaatcaaaacaaaaacaacatacaaacatacaggtAATGTAGGTCAGacctcttccccccccaccccccgagttTCTTGCTACCAAGTGCAGTCTCTGTAGTTTTGATTTCCTATGTGTTGAGGGAAATGAATGAGAATGGATgagggggtggggttgggtaAATAAAGTCTTAGGGCAGCCAGAGAAGATGTCTTGTGGACTGTCCATAGCAAAGAAGTAACTAACGCTCTTTCATGGCATACTTTTATCCAGTGGCATCTTCTAAGGCAAAGGTGActggtctttctttgttttcaattatGCAGCCTTGAGAATGCTGCTGTTCGAATCCTGCACTACTGGCAAGATCTGTTCTCTGTGCTTCATACAAATGAATCCCTAATAGAAATGGATCTGTACGAAAGCAGACTTGATGAATCACTGATGAAAATTTTGAACGAAGAATTAAGACACCCAAAGTGTAACCTACAAAAACTAATGTACGTCTTGCATGGGGGAGTGTGGGTGGcggttattttgagacaaagtttctctgtaaggccctggaactcactctataatcagactggcctcaaactcaagagactaCTACCTACCTCTCCTCCAAAGTGGGGCAATCAAAGGTATGCCTCACCACTACTTGACACATGGGAAATTTTAATAGGggtttttccattgtttttgtctaaCCTTCTACTCTTACTTGTTACTTGTTGTAAATAAAAACTGTCATATGACACACAAAGGCTTTTTGGTCAATGAGAGATGGTAGTGGCCCCATAACTCTTGTTGCCTAGTGAACTAGATTCATGTGAGTATGTATAACTGTTCACACAAGGCCAAAATCATGAAATagtctaaaaaatttttttctttaagtgatgTGTGACTGTACTTACAATCATTGTGCAAAATATTCTAATAACAGGAAAAATGGAGATGCCTGAAGATTTGGGAATATGAGTTCATTTGTTCTGGGAAGGATGCAATGGTTGTAGTAGCAATTGGCATGTGTTTTTGAGGCTCCATGAAGAATTTTCTAGCTTCCTACCAGATATTTTCCCCTAGAATCTCATTGTTTGTGAGCTCTGGTGTGATATTTTAAGCTTATCTAAACCTATAGATAAGGAGAGGCCACTGGATGTATGCATCCTTTTTACTCATCTCTGAACATCTC from Arvicanthis niloticus isolate mArvNil1 chromosome 1, mArvNil1.pat.X, whole genome shotgun sequence carries:
- the Nlrp14 gene encoding NACHT, LRR and PYD domains-containing protein 14, which encodes MKTEDEMEDNIPKEEIVSKVKDFDDGIDYRTVIKEKFFILWNKTTLLGESTALNCVISHRDQKLLEHIFDVDIQTSKTPQTIVLHGAAGIGKTTLLKKAILEWADGNLYPQFTHVFYLNGREISQEKEKSFVQLISKHWPSNEGPIEQILSKPSSLLFIIDSFDELDFSFEEPEFALCKDWTQEHPVSFLISSLLRKVMLPESYLLVTTRSTAWKRLVPLLQKPYHRVKLPGLSKNERMDYIHYLLKDKTWAMDAICLLRMNGRLFNMCHVCHMCQMICTFLKEQVEKGDSVEETCQTSTALFTYYICSLFPRIAGSSLTLPNETLLRSLCQAAVEGIWTMKHVLYQQNLRKHELTRDDISLFLDAEVLQQDTEYENCYTFTHLHVQEFFAALFYLLRENPEEKDYPLEPYENLYLLLESNHFHDPHLEQTKCFLFGLLNKDRVRQLEETFNLTLSMEVREELLMCLEALEKDGSSLSQLRFQDLLHCIYETQDEEFITQALMYFRKIIMRVEEEPELLIYSFCLKHCHALQTMRLTARADLKNMLDLDSTTEICLENAAVRILHYWQDLFSVLHTNESLIEMDLYESRLDESLMKILNEELRHPKCNLQKLMFRTVCFLNSCQDFSFLTCNNTLTHLDLKDTELNENGLKTICKALKCQGCKLRVLRLESCDLNVACCQNLSKALHSNRSLVFLNLSTNNLSNNGVKSLCEVLENPNCPLERLALASCGLTKDGCEVLSSALTKSKRLTHLCLADNILEDDGIQLLSYALKHPQCTLQSLVLRCCCFTPVGSEYLSAALMNNRSLMHLDLGFNKLEDNGIKLLCHSLQQPNCNLQELELMGCVLTSKACGDLASVLVNNSNLWNLDLGHNVLDDSGLNILCDALRNPNCHIQRLGLENCGLTPGCCQDLLGLLSDNQSVIQMNLMKNALDHEAIRSLCKVLRSPTCKMEFLALDKKEILKKKIKKFLVDVRINNPHLVIKPQCPTTESGCWWQYF